In Hymenobacter volaticus, the genomic window TTCTCAGGGTTATTCAAATTGGACGTGTAGAAAAAAATGTCATTCCGACTAGCGGGAGAAGTCTCGCATGCTCCCGCTAATCCTCTACAACTGAAAGTAGCAGTGTACGCAGCTCCCTTTCCGGCTGAATGGCAGCCAATACCCTAGCCTCATTAGCCGTGTTGCAGGTGCTTGATGATGGCAATGACGTCTTCGTCGCCGAGGGTAGGCTCGGCCTGCTGGAAGGTTTGGTGGACTATCTCGCCTAGGGGCGTGTTCAGGCCTTCAGCTTTAGCTAGGCGCAGGTCTTTGGCCAAGTGCTTTAAAGCAAAAGCGGCCTGGTAGTTATCGGCCATAATGGCTTCGCCCTTGATCTTCGAGAAAACGTTGCTCATGGCGCCGTTGCCGATGATGGTTTGCATGTCCTCGGGTTTCAGGCCGTGCTGCTGAGCAAAAAGGAAGGTTTCGGCCAGTCCCTGCGCATAGAAACCCAGCAGGGTGTTGATGGCGAGCTTGGCAAGGTTGCCGTTGCCGGTCGGGCCGAGGTGAAGCGCGAGCTTACCGAGGTGCTCGAAGAGCGGCTGCGCCTGTTGGAACGCCGGTTCATCGCCGCCCACCATGATAACCAGCTGGCCGCCTTCTGCTTGCTTGACGCTGCCCGAAACCGGCGCATCGAGGTAGGTGTGGCCCTTCTGTTGGCTGAGCGTCGCCATTTCCTGGCTAATGCCGGGCGAAACCGTACTCATATTAACAAGCAGCTTGTCGCTTGCTTCGGCTTGTAGCAGCCCGTCCGGGCCGGTGAACAGGTCGCGCACGGCTTGGTCGTCAGATACCATCAGGAATACCACGTCGGCTTGCTGCACTAGAGCAGCCGGCGAGTCGGCGGTGGTGGCACCGGCGGCGCGCAGGGCTTCCTCTTTTTCTTTGCTACGGTTATAAACGGCAACCGGGTAGCCAGCCTCGATCAGGCGGCGCGACATCGGATTGCCCATCGTACCGAGGCCAATCCAGCCTAGTTGGGGTTGTGAGCTCATGTGCAGTGGTTGGTGTAGTAGATTAAGAACGCGGTATGCTATACCACCAAGCCCGGAATTGGTTGGCATGTGCGGCAGGAATGCACCGAGAAGAGCTGGCTTATACGCAATGCCACTGTTGTGGGGCCTCTCATCAAAATCATTACAGCGCGGTCGCCTACTTATTTCTTGGGTAAAAGTCACCCTGACTGACTGATTTTTGTCATGTCGGCTCTTTTAACAGCTGCCGTATTTGCCCCCAATTCAAGCAGTTCCTTCACCGATGCTTTGGGCAGGTTTTCTTTTTGGGCTTCTGGGTAGCTTCCACTGCGTGGGCATGTGCGGGGCTATTGCGCTGGCGCTGCCCAGCCCGCGGGCGGCTACTGATCTGGCTGGAAGCTTGGCAGCACGTCAGCGGCGGGGGCGGCTGCACCCGGGTCATACAACAAGGGCAGGTGCTGGAAAAAGGAGGCGTCGCGTTTTCGGCCGTGTGGGGCAAAATGAGCGACAAAGCGGCCCAGCAGTTGTTCATGCCCGACTCGCGCTACTTTGCCACGGGCGTCTCCGTGGTACAGCACCCGCGCAGCCCCATGGTGCCGATCTCGCATATGAATGTGCGCTACTTCGAGGCCGGCAACGGCGAAGCCTGGTTTGGCGGTGGGCTCGACCTGACCCCTATCTACGTGGATGAGGTGCAGGCCCGCTGGTTTCATCAGCAGATCGAGCAGGTCTGCCAGCAGCACGACCCCACCTATTATGCCCGCTTCAAGCCCTGGGCCGATGAGTACTTCTACCTGCCCCACCGCCAGGAAACCCGTGGCATCGGTGGCATCTTCTTCGACCGCCTCACCGTGGGCCAGGATGGCTCGTTCGAGCAATTGTTTGCCTTTGTGCAGGACGTGGGCCAAGTATACGGC contains:
- a CDS encoding NAD(P)-dependent oxidoreductase; this encodes MSSQPQLGWIGLGTMGNPMSRRLIEAGYPVAVYNRSKEKEEALRAAGATTADSPAALVQQADVVFLMVSDDQAVRDLFTGPDGLLQAEASDKLLVNMSTVSPGISQEMATLSQQKGHTYLDAPVSGSVKQAEGGQLVIMVGGDEPAFQQAQPLFEHLGKLALHLGPTGNGNLAKLAINTLLGFYAQGLAETFLFAQQHGLKPEDMQTIIGNGAMSNVFSKIKGEAIMADNYQAAFALKHLAKDLRLAKAEGLNTPLGEIVHQTFQQAEPTLGDEDVIAIIKHLQHG
- the hemF gene encoding oxygen-dependent coproporphyrinogen oxidase codes for the protein MRWRCPARGRLLIWLEAWQHVSGGGGCTRVIQQGQVLEKGGVAFSAVWGKMSDKAAQQLFMPDSRYFATGVSVVQHPRSPMVPISHMNVRYFEAGNGEAWFGGGLDLTPIYVDEVQARWFHQQIEQVCQQHDPTYYARFKPWADEYFYLPHRQETRGIGGIFFDRLTVGQDGSFEQLFAFVQDVGQVYGRAYSTIMRQNRDLPYTERQKKWQLVRRGRYAEFNLAIDRGTRFGLETGGRTESILMSLPPQVEWHYDFNPEPGSPEDATQQWLRKGVDWLSEVGKKVAEM